The Flavobacterium jumunjinense genome includes a region encoding these proteins:
- a CDS encoding tetratricopeptide repeat protein, with translation MRLSHDEEENNLSLSKFESMLKTNKVFFFDSEEFEDIILHYMDTGRMNLAKKALKLSLEQHPKSTGLRLVQVEMLIYEDRLEVAQKLLNDLYAIEPTNEEIYIQQANIYSKKDQHEKAIESLKIALEYTDDFIDVYSMIGMEYLFMDNLEKAKEFFIKCLDEDTMDYSALYNVIYCFDFLDQNNEAIAYLEKFIDNNPYSEVAWHQLGRQFYALRNYEKAVWAFDYATIIDENFLGAYLEKAKGLEKLKKYKEAIECYNITMELDDPTSFALLRIGKCHEKLNQKDLAIKFYLRTVHEDPLLDKAWIAITDFYIRQKNFQKAIYYVNKAIAIDGDNSLYWKRFAAINQGMQFYEEAELGYRKAFEAGDINLDTFVLWTNMLQELGEYENAIEILLQATEVFPEEYEIEYRLAGLYYLISDTKKGNFHLNNGLRLNFRNHTMIEEIFPIMWKKKRVQNIIEKYRE, from the coding sequence ATGAGATTGAGTCACGATGAAGAAGAAAATAACCTATCCTTATCAAAGTTCGAGTCAATGTTAAAAACAAATAAAGTTTTTTTCTTTGATTCTGAAGAGTTTGAAGACATTATTCTTCATTATATGGATACTGGAAGAATGAATTTAGCTAAAAAAGCATTAAAGCTTAGTTTAGAGCAACATCCAAAATCTACTGGATTAAGATTAGTTCAAGTAGAAATGTTAATCTATGAAGACCGATTAGAAGTCGCTCAAAAACTACTTAATGACCTCTATGCTATAGAGCCAACGAATGAAGAAATATACATTCAACAGGCAAACATTTACTCTAAAAAAGACCAGCACGAAAAAGCTATAGAATCGCTAAAAATAGCTCTAGAATATACCGACGATTTTATAGATGTATATTCTATGATTGGAATGGAATATTTATTCATGGATAATCTCGAAAAAGCTAAAGAATTTTTCATAAAATGTCTTGATGAAGATACTATGGATTATTCTGCTCTTTATAATGTTATTTATTGTTTTGACTTTTTGGATCAAAACAATGAAGCAATAGCATATTTAGAGAAATTCATAGATAACAATCCATATAGCGAAGTTGCTTGGCATCAATTAGGGAGACAATTTTATGCGCTAAGAAACTACGAAAAAGCAGTTTGGGCTTTTGATTATGCTACAATTATCGATGAGAATTTCCTTGGTGCTTATCTCGAAAAAGCAAAAGGCTTAGAGAAATTAAAAAAGTATAAAGAAGCGATAGAATGCTATAATATCACAATGGAACTAGACGATCCAACCTCTTTTGCCCTGCTAAGAATTGGAAAATGTCATGAAAAATTAAACCAAAAAGATTTAGCAATAAAATTCTATTTAAGAACAGTACATGAAGACCCTTTATTAGACAAAGCATGGATTGCAATTACAGACTTCTACATTCGTCAGAAAAACTTCCAAAAAGCAATCTACTATGTTAACAAAGCGATAGCAATAGATGGAGACAATAGTTTATATTGGAAACGATTTGCTGCAATTAATCAAGGAATGCAGTTCTATGAAGAAGCAGAATTAGGCTATAGAAAAGCTTTTGAAGCAGGAGATATTAACCTTGATACTTTTGTTTTATGGACAAATATGCTTCAAGAATTGGGAGAATATGAAAATGCTATTGAAATATTACTTCAAGCAACAGAAGTATTCCCAGAAGAATATGAAATTGAATATCGATTAGCTGGTTTGTATTATTTAATATCAGATACTAAAAAAGGAAATTTCCATCTTAATAATGGACTACGATTGAATTTCAGAAATCATACTATGATTGAAGAAATTTTCCCTATAATGTGGAAGAAAAAAAGAGTACAAAACATCATTGAAAAATACAGAGAATAA
- a CDS encoding aspartate aminotransferase family protein: MIEDFFKYQAQTSPHPLAMEISHAEGNYIYDTNGKAYLDFVAGVSANTLGHQPKRVNNAIKAQLDKYSHVMVYGEYAQKPSVEFCKLLASLLPESLSKTYLVNSGTEAIEGALKLARRVTGRSQLISCHNAYHGNTMGSMSVMGFEERKQVFRPLIPDVDFITFNNEADLEKITTKTAGIILETIQGGAGFIQPENDFLLKVRKRCDEVGALLILDEIQPGFGRTGKLFGFQNYNMIPDVVVMGKGMASGMPVGAFSASAKMMDLLSHDPKLGHITTFGGHPVIAAAALATLQEITETNLIEQTLEKEKLFRELLQHPLISEIRGKGLMLAVMTESPEITNQVILECHKRGVILFWLLFEGKAIRITPPLTISKDEIKKGCGIILDVLDSIKN; encoded by the coding sequence ATGATTGAAGATTTTTTCAAATACCAAGCACAAACTTCACCACATCCTTTAGCAATGGAAATTTCTCATGCTGAAGGAAATTACATATACGACACTAATGGAAAAGCCTACCTAGATTTTGTTGCAGGAGTTTCTGCTAATACATTAGGCCATCAACCCAAAAGAGTAAATAATGCCATAAAAGCACAATTAGATAAATATTCTCATGTAATGGTCTATGGTGAGTACGCACAAAAACCTTCCGTTGAATTTTGTAAATTACTCGCTTCACTCCTACCTGAAAGCCTAAGTAAAACTTATTTAGTCAACTCTGGAACAGAAGCAATTGAAGGTGCATTAAAACTGGCACGACGCGTTACAGGCAGAAGTCAATTAATTTCATGTCATAATGCCTATCATGGAAATACTATGGGAAGTATGAGTGTAATGGGGTTTGAAGAACGCAAACAAGTTTTCAGACCTTTAATACCTGATGTTGATTTTATCACATTCAATAACGAAGCAGATCTTGAAAAAATAACCACAAAAACAGCTGGAATTATTTTAGAAACTATACAAGGTGGTGCGGGTTTCATTCAGCCTGAAAACGATTTCTTACTTAAAGTACGAAAACGCTGTGATGAAGTTGGTGCACTACTGATATTAGACGAAATTCAACCTGGATTTGGAAGAACTGGAAAACTATTTGGTTTTCAAAACTATAATATGATTCCAGATGTAGTGGTTATGGGAAAAGGAATGGCCAGTGGAATGCCTGTTGGAGCGTTCTCTGCTTCTGCAAAAATGATGGATTTATTGAGTCACGATCCAAAATTAGGACACATCACAACCTTTGGAGGACATCCGGTAATCGCTGCAGCAGCTTTAGCAACTTTACAAGAAATTACAGAAACCAATTTAATAGAACAAACACTAGAAAAAGAAAAACTTTTTAGAGAATTACTACAACATCCTTTAATTTCTGAAATTCGAGGAAAAGGTTTAATGCTAGCGGTTATGACAGAAAGTCCTGAAATAACAAATCAAGTCATTTTAGAGTGTCACAAAAGAGGAGTCATTCTTTTTTGGTTATTGTTTGAAGGTAAGGCAATACGCATAACACCTCCTTTAACAATTTCAAAAGACGAAATTAAAAAAGGTTGTGGCATTATTCTTGACGTATTGGATTCAATAAAGAATTAA